The Macaca mulatta isolate MMU2019108-1 chromosome 19, T2T-MMU8v2.0, whole genome shotgun sequence sequence GAGCCGTGGCACGGGTCCCCTGGCTCCATCTTATGCTCTGTTGTCACCGTCCTGAAATGATCAACTATTTTTGAACAAGGGGACTTGCATTTCCATTTTGTACAGGGGCCCCTCGAATTATGTCTCAGGTCCTGGTAAGAGCTCCTTGGGAGTGGTTACTTATCTTTTTGTATAAGCagagccttgctatgttgcccaggctggtcccaaactcctggactcaagcaatcctccggcaTCAGCATCCCAAAGCAGGGGAACAACAGGCACGCCACCACATACCGCCCTGGGAGACAGCCTTTGGGGATGACGCCCGTTCCTTTGTTGTTCCGTGGTGGTGGGGAGGACGGCTCCTGAGGGGCAGCTGCCGAACAGTCCTGTGCTTGCCATTCCAGGCGTCTGAGCTGATTCTGGATGCAGCGGCAGCAGCCCCGGCACTCCCTGAGGAAAGTGAGTGGCTGGAGCCCACCCAGCTCCTGCAGAGTCTGCACACCAGGGCGGAGGCCGAGGCGCCCCATGCCCCTGGCTTGCTGGGTGAGTCTGGCTCCCGCGTGAATTAAGGGTTGGAAATGGAGTTTGGCACCTCAACCCAAAGTCACAGACTTTGTTAATGGGTGGAGTTGGGGGCTTCGGTGGTAAACTCCACACTTCCCCCAGAAACCATGCACACCTCCTGTGGGGACTGAGATCAGGGGCCCCTAGAACTGCCACATACATCGTTCAGCCCACGAGaagggcctcagcctccccacctgAACAGCAGCCAAGGCAGACAGTCTGACAGTGTTGGAGCACAGGGTTACCCAGAAGGCCAGCCAGGTAGGAACAAGGGGCCAGTGCTGTGGGATCTGCTCCCAAAACAcatgcccttcttttttttttttttttggagatggagtcttgctctgttgcccaggctggagtgcagtagtgcaatctcggctcactgcaacctctgcctcccggattcaagcgattctcctgcctcagcctcctgagtagctgggattacaggtgcccaccgccacacctggctaatttttgtattttagtagagatggggtttcaccatgttggacaggctggtcttgaactcgtcacctcatgatccacgctcctcggcctgccaaagtgctgggattataggcgtaagccactgcgcccagccacatgtGCCCTTGTATCTTAAAGGACAGAACAGAGGGCACAGGGGACATATTGAGCAGAAGAAGGGCCCAGACTTGGCTCAGTCATTGGGGTCCTCCACGCCCCTGGGGGGCACAGGGAGATGCCAAAGCCATCCACTCACTACAGGTGACCTGTCTCCCTCGCCCTCCACAGGGTCCCGGGCCCGCCTGTCTCTGAAGCCATGTATCTGGGACGAGCCTGAGGATCTTCTCGCAGGGCCCTCCTCAGACCTGCGTGCAGAAGGGGCTGTGATCTCAAGCCTCAAGGGTCCGAGTGCTCAGAGAATCAGTCCCCgaaggagaaacaggaacactgaCCAGAGCGTCCGCCACCAGCCATCCCTCAAGCACACCAAAGGTGGCACCCAAGAGGCTGCTGCAGCGGTCTCAGCAACGCTGCGTGGGCCCCGAGGTGGGCGGCCCTTCCAGTGTGCCGACTGCGGGATGGTCTTCACCTGGGTCACCCACTTCATCGAGCACCAGAAGACCCATCGCGAGGAAGGGCCCTTTCCGTGCCCCGAGTGTGGCAGGGTCTTCCTGCACAGCTCTGTCCTTGCTGAGCACGGCAAGATCCACCTGTTGGAGCCACCCAGGAAGAAAGTCCCCCGGAGCAAGGGCCCCCGGGAGTCCGCCCCACCCAGGGATGGAGCCCAAGGCTCAGTGGCCCCTCGCAGCCCCAAGAGACCCTTCCAGTGTAGCGTCTGCGGGAAGGCCTTCCCCTGGATGGTCCACCTCATCGACCATCAGAAACTCCACACGGCCCACGGCCACATGTGAATGGCCAGCCTCGGGCCTTGGCCACCCGGCCCTGAGTCCCCGGGGGGCACCGATGGGCACCAGAAGATGGGGGACATCCCCCAGCCCCACCAACCCCTGGCCACCATGGGACTCCTCTTGAAGGACACAGGCTGCTTCTCAGAAGATCCTGGACACCTGCTCCAGAGCCGAGCATGGCTTCCCAGGATCTCGGCCAAGCAGCAGCAGTTCCACAGCAAAACCTGGTCAGTCCTGCACACTGTGTTTTGCAAGTGGCTTGAAGAGGAGTTTCATTCACGTCTCGTCTTTCAGAAGCCTTGTCCAGGTCTCCCTGTGAGCACCTGACTCAGGGGCAGACTCTGCCGCTGGGTTTTCATTTCACTGTGGATATCCCTGAGGCCATGAGGGCGGGAGCCGGCCTGGGCAGCTCCAACTCCAGAGAAGGGTACAGCTGACCCCGGCTGCCCTCCTGCCAGCTCAGCCCCCTTGGAACCTAACAGATaaacagggttttgttttttttccttttttgggaaacataaaatttaccatttcagtcattaaaaatgcacagttcagtggcattaaacaCATTCACAACACTGTGCAACTACCAGCACTCTTTAGCTCCAAAGACATTTTCATCTCGCCCAGAAAGAGAGCCCACAGGCCTCAGCACGCCTTCGCCGTTCCGCCTGCCCTGACAACCAGAATCTGCTTCCTGTCTCTAAGGATTTCAGGCGCAGTCTTTAGGCCTGACCAAAACTGACCTGCCTATATTTTGTTTGACTTACAGAAggagtttttttttgagatggatgcCAACATTTGTTTAAACCATAAAAATCTGGCATTCTGGTCTGCCAGGAAGAACCAGATGGTCTCCAAAGAGTGGGGCCGCCTCTCCTGCTAGACTGGAGCAGAGGTGGGCAGGCGGTGAGGTCACAGCAGGGAGCCAGCCTCAGATTCAGCGTCTCGCCCATCCCCAACTCATTGTTGCTGGACACTTGTCCTCTTTCAAGCCTtaaaagtttttgtctttttctttttctcctcccaaCTTCACTTTGAAACACAGTGTTGGGCTGACTGTGAATCTGCACAGGCAGACATTTTTCCAAGTCGCCTTCTAACTCAAAAGCCTTTGGACCTACCCACGTCACATCCGCCTGCTGCTGATTCTCAACCAATCTGCCCCCACTCTCGGCCTCTGTCCCCGACGGCCCTCACAGGCTGTGCAGGTCCCACGGACCCGCCGCTGCCTTCACTTCATCCTCGCTGCCGTGCTTGCCTTCTCGCGCTTGCCTTCTGGAGCGCCCCCAACCGGGCCTCTGGACTTTGCTTCCCCGGCTCCCTCCGGCATCCCCAGCTTTTCCCTGCAGTCCCCACTGGGGGCTCCTGGCTCTATCCTATGCCTTAATTGCTGATGGGCTCC is a genomic window containing:
- the ZSCAN1 gene encoding zinc finger and SCAN domain-containing protein 1 (The RefSeq protein has 1 substitution compared to this genomic sequence), whose amino-acid sequence is MLPRPKAPASPRRPQTPTLSEQDADPGPASPRDNEAQRLRFRQFQYHVAGGPHLALGQLWTLCRQWLRPEARSKEQMLELLVLEQFLGALPSKMRTWVQSQGPRSCREAASLVEDLTQMCQQEVLVSLDSVEHQDWSFGEEEDGKSPRSQREPSQASELILDAAAAAPALPEESEWLEPTQLLQSLHTRAEAEAPHAPGLLGSRARLSLKPCIWDEPEDLLAGPSSDLRAEGAVISSLKGPSAQRISPRRRNRNTDQSVRHQPSLKHTKGGTQEAAAAVSATLRGPRGGRPFQCADCGMVFTWVTHFIEHQKTHREEGPFPCPECGRVFLHSSVLAEHGKIHLLEPPRKKVPRSKGPRESAPPRDGAQGSVAPRSPKRPFQCSVCGKAFPWMVHLIDHQKLHTAHGHM
- the ZSCAN1 gene encoding zinc finger and SCAN domain-containing protein 1 isoform X1; this encodes MLPRPKAPASPRRPQTPTLSEQDADPGPASPRDTEAQRLRFRQFQYHVAGGPHLALGQLWTLCRQWLRPEARSKEQMLELLVLEQFLGALPSKMRTWVQSQGPRSCREAASLVEDLTQMCQQEVLVSLDSVEHQDWSFGEEEDGKSPRSQREPSQASELILDAAAAAPALPEESEWLEPTQLLQSLHTRAEAEAPHAPGLLGSRARLSLKPCIWDEPEDLLAGPSSDLRAEGAVISSLKGPSAQRISPRRRNRNTDQSVRHQPSLKHTKGGTQEAAAAVSATLRGPRGGRPFQCADCGMVFTWVTHFIEHQKTHREEGPFPCPECGRVFLHSSVLAEHGKIHLLEPPRKKVPRSKGPRESAPPRDGAQGSVAPRSPKRPFQCSVCGKAFPWMVHLIDHQKLHTAHGHM